Genomic DNA from Bacteroidales bacterium:
TGTTTTTTCGTTTTGATTTAAAAATTGTTTTGATGATGCTCCTTTCCAAAGTAATAAAGAATCGTTTTGGTTTTTTAGTTCACAAACCAACGTGCCCTCGTTTTTTAGCGAATCTATATCTAATCGAATGTGTATAATATCATGTCGGCATAATGGTAATTCTTTAAAATTAATTTCTATCAATGGTCCATATTCCTGTTGGTTTGACAACCGATAACCGTTATTTTTTTTACACAAACTCTCGTATTGGGTAAAGTTTATTTCTTTTTCATACTTATATAACTTTTTCGATGTATTTTTATTAGAAAATACATACCATTCGTAAGCAAAACCACTCGATTTTTTTACGAAATAAGGATAATATTTTTGAACAATGTCCAAGAAATTCAAATTTGTTACACCAACATGTGAGCATGCTATGTAATTGGTTTTTAAATTTGCTATGTATAATTCCCAGTTTTTTTCGTTAAAACCATCGTATGAATATAATGCACATGGAATTGGGTGATGATATTTAACGGCATAATAATTTAAAAAAAACGGTTCATAACCGTCAATTAATAGTGTTACAGGCTTTTTTAGAGAATCGATTAAGGCGATTTGTCTTTTGGCAATGGCATCATATCCTTGATTATAAAAGAACGAATAATATTCTCGTTTAAAAATCAAAGTCGTTGTATTTATCATCATAATTATAATCACAACTATAAGGCTTTTTGTTTTGTTCCAATTGGGCATGAACGATAAAACAAAGAGCAAGAAAAAAGGGAACGAAAAAATTAGTACCGAATATTGTAAAATAGGTTTTTTGTAAACCGAATAATAAAAACCAAACAAGAGCGGAATCATAAACCAAAAAAATGATATCAATATCCATTTTCGGTTTATGTTGGGTTTAAAACGAAAATATTGTATTACGCTGTAAACAAATAGCATTAAAAACAATGCCAATGCCCACTCTGAAAAATGAAATATAAATTGAAAATAACTTACAAAAAATTCATAATTGGGCTTGGGTAACCAATTCAATCCTCCTAACGATAACTGATGTAAACTAATGGAGAGGTGTGGTAAAAACAACAAAATTGCTCTTAAATTTAGCCATGCATAATTCCAAAACCTATTTTTAGAAATTAGAAACAATCCTGTAAAAGCAATTAAAACTGCTTGTAATAATGAAAAATAATGATTATATGCACTAAGAACGGTGAAAATAATATAAGCCCATGAAATAAACCATTTTGCTGGATTTTTTTTAGCCATTGAGTCCAAAAAAAAGTCATACCCAAAACAAAAAACAACCCCGAGGCATAAGGGCGGGCAATTTGGCTATACATAATAGTAAATTGTAGCGTTGTCATCCATGTTGAAGCAATGATTCCTACTGTTTCCGAAAACCATTCTTTACCTATACGATAAATCAGATATATGGAAGCGATACCCATTAATAGAAATGGCAATTTTACAATCCATTCGTTATAGCTAAACCAGTGAACCCAATAAAACAAGAAAATCTGTATTAAGGCAGGATGACCGTCGTTGTAAACTCCTTTTTCAATGAGTTCTGAAAAAGAAGAATAAAAAGTTCTATTTAGAGCACTGAGTTCATCTAATGTATAGGGAATATCAAAAAATCGATAAAAACGAAGTAGGATGGCAACTAATAAAATTAATACTATAATAACGCCATTTTTTTTCATATTGAGGAGCTAAAAATAGATATAAAAAGTTTAAAACTTACAAAAAAATTAATTAATCGACATGTAATTAGTTAGAGGTAATTTCAAAACGTTTTAAAATTTCATCGTCGTTAAATTCTTTTGATAACGAAAGAATAACATCTTGAGGCACATTGTATAAGTCGAGTAAAATAAGTCCATCGAGTGCGTCGTTAAAAAGTGGATCTATGTTAAAACCTAAAATACGAGCATTAAGTTTAAGATATTTCTTTAGTAGTACAGGTATTTTAACATTGTTAACTTCGATTTCTTCAATTAATTTATCCAGATCGCCCAAATCATCATTTGTGGTCGAAAGCAAAATATCTGTATCAATTTCGGGTAAATGCGGTTCAAAACCGGTTCTAGGATGAACATAATTTTTGTAATCGTTTTCGAAATAATATTTTTGAATAAACGCTGTAATAAGTGCCTTAGATGCTTTACTATAACTATTGCTAATGCTTACAGGTCCAATGAGATAGCGATATTCTTTGTTTTTTAATAAAAAATAAAGTATGCCTTTCCATAGTAAAAATAAGGGGAGCGGTTTTTGCTGATAATCAATTGTAATAAACGAACGTCCTAGTTCTAGAGATTGTTTTAATATAGGAAAAAAAGCTTCTTCGATATAAAACAGGGTTTGAATATAAAATCCTTTTATGCCGTATTTGCTAAAAATGTCGTTACCTTTTCCAATTCGATAAGCTCCAACGATGCTTTTTTTATCGTCATCCCATATGAATAAATGATAATAAT
This window encodes:
- a CDS encoding glycosyltransferase family 39 protein, with product MKKNGVIIVLILLVAILLRFYRFFDIPYTLDELSALNRTFYSSFSELIEKGVYNDGHPALIQIFLFYWVHWFSYNEWIVKLPFLLMGIASIYLIYRIGKEWFSETVGIIASTWMTTLQFTIMYSQIARPYASGLFFVLGMTFFWTQWLKKIQQNGLFHGLILFSPFLVHIIIIFHYYKQF